The following are encoded in a window of Risungbinella massiliensis genomic DNA:
- a CDS encoding aspartyl-phosphate phosphatase Spo0E family protein: protein MSTSLAMKDVHVELEQLRNHLHQSIQGELTRLTDPCVLPISQQLDLLILEAQRSLATELK from the coding sequence GTGAGTACTTCTCTTGCTATGAAGGACGTGCATGTAGAATTGGAGCAACTTCGCAACCATCTTCATCAGTCGATTCAAGGAGAACTTACTCGATTGACCGACCCGTGTGTGTTGCCGATTAGCCAACAATTAGACCTCTTAATCTTGGAAGCTCAACGATCGTTAGCTACGGAATTGAAATAG
- a CDS encoding aspartate-semialdehyde dehydrogenase gives MAKRDFVVAVVGATGAVGEKMRKYLEERSFPVKELRLLASKRSAGQTLPFRGEEIVIQEATPEAFEGVDIALFSAGGSVSKQLAPEAAKRGAVVIDNSSAFRMDENVPLVVPEVNRHVLPTHKGIIANPNCSTIQMVVALKPLYDRYGIERVIVSTYQAVSGAGAKAVEDLYQQTEAFIKGEKVEPKILPVGILPKKTQIAFNAIPQIDVGQENGYTFEEMKMVMETKKILEDEQVGVTATCVRLPIVQGHSESVYVELASEYNLEEVRALLADSPGLIVQDDITNQVYPTPLETANTPDTYVGRIRRDLTHPNGLNLWVVSDNLLKGAATNAIQIAEALVEDEIVK, from the coding sequence ATGGCAAAACGTGATTTCGTAGTAGCAGTAGTAGGAGCAACAGGAGCAGTAGGCGAAAAGATGCGCAAGTATTTAGAGGAGCGTTCTTTTCCAGTTAAAGAACTTCGTCTATTAGCATCTAAACGTTCAGCAGGACAAACTCTACCGTTTCGTGGAGAAGAAATCGTCATCCAAGAAGCGACTCCAGAAGCCTTTGAGGGGGTAGATATTGCGTTATTTAGTGCAGGTGGAAGTGTTAGTAAACAGCTTGCTCCTGAAGCGGCAAAACGGGGAGCAGTCGTAATTGATAATTCTAGTGCTTTCCGAATGGATGAAAATGTGCCACTCGTGGTTCCAGAAGTGAATCGCCACGTTCTTCCAACGCATAAAGGAATTATCGCCAATCCGAACTGTTCCACGATTCAAATGGTGGTAGCACTAAAACCTCTTTACGATCGATATGGGATTGAACGAGTGATCGTTTCAACCTACCAAGCGGTATCAGGCGCAGGTGCTAAAGCAGTTGAGGATCTATACCAACAGACAGAGGCTTTCATCAAGGGAGAGAAGGTAGAACCGAAAATACTGCCAGTAGGAATCCTACCGAAGAAAACGCAGATCGCTTTTAATGCTATTCCTCAGATTGATGTTGGACAAGAAAATGGCTACACCTTTGAAGAGATGAAAATGGTGATGGAGACCAAGAAAATATTAGAAGATGAACAAGTAGGGGTTACTGCTACTTGTGTTCGCTTACCGATTGTACAGGGGCATAGTGAATCGGTGTACGTTGAGCTTGCAAGTGAATATAATTTAGAAGAAGTTCGTGCACTTTTGGCTGACTCGCCAGGATTAATTGTACAAGATGATATCACAAATCAAGTTTATCCAACTCCACTAGAGACAGCCAATACACCAGATACCTATGTAGGTCGTATTCGCCGTGATCTAACACATCCAAATGGTCTGAACTTATGGGTAGTTTCGGATAATCTCCTCAAGGGAGCAGCAACCAATGCGATTCAGATCGCAGAAGCACTGGTGGAAGACGAGATTGTGAAGTAA
- a CDS encoding spore germination protein, which translates to MQTNDQIATSQAAIVIINYILAAGILTIPRTATEKVQTPDSWISIIIGGLLALIVGIVIVKLSQQFPEKTFYQYNQEIVGKWLGGLLSLLTIIYFFVLSAFEVRTMAEVTEYFLLEGTPIWAIIMPFMWVGFYLIIDGMNPIARLFDLIFPITVIIFLLVAFMSFGIFELDNLRPVLGMGVSPVLKGLKTTALAYLGPEIMLLLVAFMKQPNKGIQAVMIGIFIPMIMYVITIVMSIGAFSVDGVVTRTWPAIDLMRSFEVQGLVFERFESLLLVIWIMQIFSTFTITYYAASLGLAQVFKRDIRPFIYGLLPVIYLIAMIPKNTNDLFKLGDIVGNGALYLFGVLPLLLLIGAKWKERKNGAKS; encoded by the coding sequence ATTCAAACAAACGACCAAATTGCCACTTCACAAGCAGCTATTGTGATCATCAATTACATACTTGCAGCTGGAATTTTAACAATACCAAGAACCGCTACGGAAAAAGTCCAGACACCAGATAGTTGGATATCTATTATCATAGGTGGTCTCCTTGCGTTGATTGTAGGGATTGTCATAGTGAAATTAAGTCAACAGTTTCCCGAAAAAACATTTTATCAATACAACCAAGAAATTGTTGGGAAATGGCTGGGTGGATTACTTAGTCTGCTTACGATTATTTATTTTTTCGTACTCTCTGCCTTTGAAGTTCGGACAATGGCAGAAGTAACAGAATATTTTTTGTTGGAAGGGACTCCGATTTGGGCGATCATCATGCCATTTATGTGGGTAGGATTTTATCTAATCATAGATGGAATGAACCCGATCGCCCGTTTGTTTGACTTAATTTTCCCGATTACGGTTATCATTTTTTTATTGGTTGCTTTTATGAGTTTTGGAATATTTGAATTAGATAATTTGCGTCCTGTATTAGGTATGGGAGTATCACCTGTACTAAAAGGATTAAAAACTACGGCTCTTGCCTATTTGGGTCCGGAAATAATGTTGCTTCTTGTAGCCTTTATGAAGCAACCAAACAAGGGCATACAAGCTGTTATGATTGGAATTTTTATTCCGATGATTATGTATGTGATAACCATCGTGATGTCTATTGGGGCATTCTCTGTAGACGGGGTAGTCACGAGAACGTGGCCAGCGATAGACCTGATGCGAAGTTTTGAAGTACAAGGTTTGGTATTTGAGAGGTTTGAGTCTTTGTTGTTGGTAATATGGATTATGCAAATATTTTCCACCTTTACGATTACCTACTATGCTGCTTCTCTGGGATTGGCTCAAGTGTTCAAAAGAGACATTCGTCCATTTATATACGGACTGCTTCCAGTTATTTACCTCATAGCAATGATCCCCAAAAATACGAATGATTTATTTAAACTAGGAGATATAGTGGGCAATGGTGCGTTGTATTTGTTTGGTGTCCTACCGTTACTCCTTTTAATAGGAGCAAAATGGAAGGAGAGAAAAAATGGAGCAAAATCCTAA
- a CDS encoding Ger(x)C family spore germination protein has product MEQNPNNKRFLLVWLCVLYALFLTGCWSSREIEDLSLLPGVAIDIAELSVVEKELTERGGGYPKNDLITLTFQVIPPQLAGSGKKEGASQQKPYLNISETGDSIHQSIREVALRSERVVFSQHLKVIVLGEDLVRSVSMEKILDQYFRDNGVRPSCLVFISKGRASETLESKQPGDIPAFHLLGIVDNRFRSSRLLPPITLAKLSGKLPAESSFLLQTVLSANGEVKFAGAAVINGKSKKLGGFLNESELEGLIWLTGEGKGGVLKTVDPKTGQLIMYEIESMKSKIIPHVKGGKMSFDVKIESEGRISENWANKGNPTDSKFVKMVEETAQKEVKQLVTNVLEKMQKEYRTDVAGFGTRLKMENPKVWEKVKEDWDEQFSKIPINLDAKITITDYGAASK; this is encoded by the coding sequence ATGGAGCAAAATCCTAATAACAAACGGTTTCTATTAGTATGGTTATGCGTACTGTATGCTTTGTTTCTTACAGGTTGCTGGAGCAGTCGAGAAATTGAAGATTTGAGTTTATTACCAGGGGTGGCAATTGATATAGCTGAGCTATCTGTTGTAGAAAAAGAGCTAACAGAAAGAGGAGGGGGATATCCTAAAAACGACTTAATCACATTAACTTTTCAAGTTATACCACCTCAACTAGCAGGTTCAGGGAAGAAAGAAGGGGCTTCACAACAAAAACCCTATCTTAACATTTCGGAAACAGGGGACTCTATTCATCAATCGATTAGGGAAGTAGCATTGAGAAGTGAACGAGTTGTTTTTAGTCAACACCTAAAAGTAATTGTGTTGGGAGAAGATCTCGTTCGTTCAGTTAGTATGGAGAAAATACTAGATCAGTATTTCCGAGATAATGGTGTTAGACCAAGCTGTTTGGTCTTCATCAGCAAAGGACGAGCTAGCGAAACGTTAGAATCGAAGCAACCAGGAGATATACCAGCATTTCATTTGCTTGGAATCGTCGATAATCGCTTTAGATCATCTAGACTTTTACCACCTATAACACTTGCTAAATTATCAGGCAAGCTTCCAGCAGAGTCTAGTTTTCTTTTGCAAACTGTATTATCGGCTAATGGAGAAGTAAAATTTGCAGGAGCGGCCGTGATCAATGGAAAATCAAAAAAGCTGGGTGGTTTTTTGAATGAATCGGAATTAGAAGGTTTAATTTGGTTAACAGGTGAAGGGAAGGGTGGCGTACTAAAAACCGTTGATCCAAAGACAGGACAACTCATTATGTACGAGATCGAGTCAATGAAGAGCAAAATTATACCTCATGTGAAGGGGGGCAAAATGTCGTTTGATGTGAAAATCGAGTCGGAAGGACGTATATCGGAAAATTGGGCAAATAAGGGGAACCCTACTGATAGTAAATTTGTCAAAATGGTAGAAGAAACTGCTCAAAAAGAAGTGAAGCAATTAGTTACGAATGTATTAGAAAAAATGCAAAAGGAATACCGTACTGATGTTGCTGGATTTGGAACACGTTTGAAAATGGAGAATCCAAAAGTGTGGGAGAAAGTGAAAGAAGATTGGGATGAACAATTTAGTAAAATACCCATCAACCTCGATGCGAAAATCACCATTACCGATTATGGAGCAGCATCAAAGTGA
- a CDS encoding M16 family metallopeptidase: MIVRHTLANGVRVVAEQIPHVRSIAMGIWIGTGSEKEIASENGISHFLEHMMFKGTDKRTARQLAEAFDEIGGHVNAFTSKEITCYYSKVLDQHFATSLEILADMFFHSRFDELELEKEKKVIIEEIRMVEDTPDDLIHDLISEVSLQGFRIGAPVIGTVDNVNSITRDQLVAYRNKEYHPRNVVISLAGNLPGDFLKQIEDLFAVHQGVASEVEPESPVFTPTTVTKQKQTEQTHICYGFPGLPIGDSRIHSLILLNNVLGGNMSSRLFQEIREERGLAYSVFSYHSAHRQTGVFAIYAGTAPNQTEEVCELIEETVGEVAVNGITERELKKAKEQLKGSMMLGLESTNNRMSRLGRNELLLGRHLSLDEVIESVEKISLSDVNQLASEIFTSPKSLALISPEGKVPKAFRGNNG; the protein is encoded by the coding sequence TTGATTGTTCGACATACTTTAGCCAACGGAGTACGAGTGGTGGCTGAACAAATCCCACATGTACGCTCTATTGCCATGGGGATTTGGATTGGCACTGGCTCGGAAAAAGAGATAGCTTCTGAGAATGGAATCTCCCATTTTTTAGAACACATGATGTTTAAAGGAACCGACAAACGAACTGCTCGCCAATTAGCAGAAGCATTTGATGAGATTGGTGGCCATGTCAATGCTTTTACTTCCAAAGAGATCACTTGCTATTATTCAAAAGTGTTAGATCAACATTTTGCCACCTCTTTGGAAATTTTAGCAGATATGTTCTTCCATTCTCGCTTTGATGAGCTTGAATTAGAAAAAGAGAAAAAGGTAATCATCGAAGAGATTCGAATGGTAGAGGACACTCCAGATGATCTCATTCATGATTTGATCTCGGAAGTCTCTTTGCAAGGTTTCCGAATCGGTGCTCCTGTTATTGGGACAGTAGATAATGTTAATTCTATTACTCGCGACCAGTTAGTAGCATATCGTAATAAAGAATATCATCCTAGAAATGTGGTCATTTCACTGGCTGGCAATTTACCAGGTGATTTCCTCAAACAAATCGAGGATCTTTTTGCTGTGCATCAGGGAGTTGCTAGTGAGGTAGAACCAGAATCTCCTGTTTTTACTCCTACAACCGTGACGAAACAAAAACAGACTGAGCAAACCCATATTTGCTACGGGTTTCCGGGTCTGCCAATTGGAGATTCACGTATTCATTCGTTAATCCTCTTAAATAACGTGTTGGGTGGCAATATGAGCTCTCGTCTCTTCCAAGAAATTCGGGAAGAAAGAGGTCTAGCTTACTCTGTTTTCTCATATCATTCTGCTCATCGCCAAACTGGTGTTTTTGCTATCTATGCAGGGACTGCTCCTAATCAGACAGAAGAAGTTTGTGAGCTGATTGAAGAGACAGTAGGAGAAGTCGCTGTAAATGGAATTACGGAACGAGAGCTAAAGAAAGCAAAAGAGCAGCTCAAAGGAAGTATGATGCTTGGGTTGGAGAGTACCAATAATCGGATGAGTCGTCTTGGACGAAATGAACTGCTTCTTGGTCGGCACCTTTCCTTAGATGAGGTGATCGAGAGTGTAGAAAAGATTTCTCTATCCGATGTAAATCAACTAGCAAGTGAGATCTTTACTTCTCCTAAGTCTCTAGCATTAATTTCTCCTGAGGGGAAAGTGCCAAAAGCATTTCGGGGGAATAACGGATGA
- the dpsA gene encoding dipicolinate synthase subunit DpsA produces the protein MLTGKHVVFLGGDARQLEVIKSCLEWNARVSCIGFDNLQTPPSEAAIREFRTSVLETADILVLPIVGTDDEGKINSVFTSKKLVLQEEHLKAVPSHCLVFTGMARPYLRDLCKQFDLTLVELLSRDDIAIYNSIPTVEGALMMAIQHTDITIHGSQSIVLGLGRVGLSLARALDAIGANVHVGVLTHAQYARAFEMGLNPFYSKDLVKYAKEADLIFNTVPARIVTDQILRHVPHDVVIIDLASKPGGVDFDYAKKRGIKAILTPSLPGVVAPKTAGQILAKTMAEVMLDEWAKGGVSS, from the coding sequence ATGCTGACTGGCAAACACGTTGTCTTCCTCGGCGGAGATGCAAGACAATTAGAAGTGATCAAAAGCTGTTTAGAATGGAATGCGCGAGTAAGCTGTATCGGCTTTGATAATTTACAGACGCCACCTTCAGAAGCTGCGATCCGAGAATTTCGTACGAGTGTGTTGGAAACAGCAGATATTTTGGTATTACCAATTGTAGGTACAGATGATGAGGGGAAAATCAATAGTGTATTTACTTCCAAAAAATTAGTACTTCAAGAAGAGCATCTTAAAGCAGTTCCCAGCCATTGTCTTGTTTTCACAGGAATGGCTCGGCCTTATCTGCGAGATTTATGCAAGCAATTTGATCTTACACTTGTCGAACTGTTGAGTCGTGATGATATTGCCATCTACAACTCGATTCCTACTGTGGAAGGTGCATTGATGATGGCAATTCAACATACAGATATCACGATTCATGGTTCACAGAGTATCGTTCTAGGGCTAGGCAGAGTTGGGTTATCACTTGCTCGTGCACTCGATGCGATTGGTGCTAATGTTCATGTAGGCGTGCTAACTCATGCCCAATATGCTCGTGCGTTTGAAATGGGACTCAATCCTTTTTATAGCAAGGATCTAGTGAAGTATGCGAAAGAGGCTGACTTGATCTTTAATACTGTTCCAGCTCGAATTGTGACAGATCAGATATTACGTCATGTACCTCACGATGTAGTTATTATCGACTTAGCAAGCAAACCTGGTGGAGTCGATTTTGATTATGCAAAGAAGCGTGGAATCAAAGCAATCCTGACTCCAAGTCTTCCCGGAGTGGTCGCTCCTAAAACAGCAGGTCAGATCCTAGCAAAGACGATGGCAGAAGTGATGTTAGATGAATGGGCAAAAGGAGGAGTTTCCTCATGA
- a CDS encoding Ger(x)C family spore germination protein, which produces MPSQSKGRFLLIFLWFFLILPLTGCWSSEEIEDQSLSPGVAMDIGVESEVEREITEKGGGYPRRDIITQTFQVIPSQTAGSKKEGGSQKKSYLNILETGDLVQQLAHEVSLRSDHPLLSQHLKVIVLGEDLVRTYSMEQILDQYFRDNKVRPSCLVFISKGRASETLISKQPGDIPAFRLLGIVDNRFRSLRILPPMSLAKLAGKLPSDSSFLLQNVIAANGEVKFAGAAVVNGKSKKLSGFLNESELDGLTWLTGEGKGGVLKTVDQKTRQLIIYEIESMKSTIIPHVKGDKISFDVKMESEGRLSENWVNEGDPTDNKFLKMVEEAAQKEVKRLVTNVLGKIQAEYRVDVAGFGTRLKMENPKVWEKVKKDWDEQFSKVPINLDVKITITDYGAATK; this is translated from the coding sequence ATGCCAAGTCAGAGCAAGGGACGGTTTCTTTTGATCTTTTTATGGTTCTTTTTGATTCTTCCACTGACAGGGTGCTGGAGCAGTGAAGAAATCGAAGATCAAAGTTTGTCTCCAGGAGTAGCAATGGATATAGGTGTGGAGTCCGAGGTGGAGAGAGAAATTACGGAAAAAGGAGGGGGCTATCCTAGAAGAGACATAATCACTCAAACATTTCAAGTTATTCCATCACAAACAGCAGGGTCAAAAAAAGAAGGTGGATCACAGAAAAAGTCCTATCTCAACATCTTGGAAACAGGAGATTTAGTCCAACAACTTGCCCATGAAGTATCACTGAGAAGTGACCATCCTCTGCTCAGTCAACATTTAAAAGTGATTGTGTTGGGAGAAGATCTGGTACGAACATATAGCATGGAACAAATATTGGATCAGTATTTCCGTGATAATAAAGTAAGACCAAGTTGTCTGGTCTTCATTAGTAAGGGACGAGCTAGCGAAACGTTAATATCGAAGCAACCAGGAGATATACCAGCGTTTCGTTTACTTGGAATCGTTGATAATCGCTTTAGATCGTTACGGATTTTACCCCCCATGTCGCTTGCTAAATTAGCAGGGAAGCTTCCATCAGACTCCAGTTTCCTTTTGCAAAATGTAATAGCAGCGAATGGTGAAGTAAAATTTGCAGGAGCAGCTGTGGTCAATGGAAAATCCAAAAAGCTGAGTGGCTTTTTGAACGAGTCGGAATTAGACGGATTAACATGGCTAACAGGTGAAGGGAAGGGTGGTGTTTTAAAAACCGTTGATCAAAAGACGAGACAGCTCATTATATACGAAATCGAGTCCATGAAGAGCACAATCATTCCTCATGTGAAGGGAGATAAAATATCATTTGATGTGAAGATGGAATCAGAAGGAAGATTATCGGAAAATTGGGTGAATGAGGGAGACCCAACTGATAATAAGTTTCTAAAAATGGTAGAAGAAGCTGCTCAAAAAGAAGTGAAGCGATTAGTTACGAATGTACTAGGAAAAATACAAGCGGAATATCGTGTTGATGTTGCTGGATTCGGAACTCGTTTGAAAATGGAGAATCCGAAAGTATGGGAGAAGGTGAAAAAAGATTGGGATGAACAATTTAGTAAAGTGCCGATCAATCTCGATGTGAAAATCACGATTACCGATTATGGAGCAGCAACAAAATGA
- a CDS encoding spore germination protein encodes MRGRLIGPTQTDSTLSQEQNRRIASPDLAPYSKGHFTGNFTSDLEMIRQEIGHHSDVYFREFNIGRTGIRAMIIFVGGLSDKDFIDQHIMSILMLDFSKEYKQEASFIKETVSKEFIQNQVLSISAVQEVHTLKELIPKVLTGSTALLIDGSPDVLIFGTAKAKSRSIDEPISEQLVRGPRVGFTELLSDNTTLLRQQGANKHLTFENFQVGNRIKKQLVIAYIKEIANPELIEEVQKRIQKINIDHVPESGYVEQLIEDNYLSPFPQVQSTERPDRVMGALMEGRVAILLDGTPFALIVPVSFSMLLQSPEDYYERWIPSTLIRILRFVAAFIALFTPALYISFISFHPGMIPTKLAISIIGTREGVPFPSLIEALIMEVAIEILREAGLRLPKPIGPAIGIVGGLIIGQAAVEAGIVSPVMVIVVSITAISSFAIPQYSAGFTLRVLRFAIMFVAAVFGLYGMILFFLLVYSHLVKLKSFGLPYVSPAISYQFSDWKDFLVRLPLQMMKRRPKILQSKDPIRKR; translated from the coding sequence ATGAGAGGGCGGTTGATCGGACCAACACAAACTGATAGCACTCTAAGTCAAGAACAAAATAGGAGAATCGCTTCTCCAGATTTAGCTCCCTATTCTAAAGGTCATTTCACAGGTAATTTCACCTCGGACTTGGAAATGATCAGACAAGAAATAGGTCATCACTCGGATGTATATTTTCGCGAGTTTAACATTGGACGCACAGGTATTCGTGCAATGATCATTTTTGTAGGTGGGTTATCTGATAAAGACTTTATTGATCAACATATTATGAGTATTTTAATGCTGGATTTCTCAAAGGAGTATAAACAAGAAGCTTCTTTTATTAAAGAGACCGTCTCCAAAGAGTTTATTCAAAATCAAGTCTTGTCTATTAGCGCGGTACAAGAAGTGCACACCCTAAAAGAGTTAATACCAAAAGTATTGACAGGTTCCACTGCGCTTTTGATCGACGGATCACCAGATGTCCTGATATTCGGAACAGCGAAAGCAAAATCAAGGAGTATTGATGAGCCTATATCAGAACAATTGGTTAGAGGTCCACGGGTCGGTTTCACGGAGCTATTAAGTGATAATACAACTCTTTTACGACAACAGGGTGCAAATAAACACTTAACCTTTGAAAACTTTCAAGTAGGCAATCGTATAAAAAAGCAACTAGTTATCGCCTATATCAAAGAGATTGCAAATCCAGAATTAATAGAAGAAGTTCAGAAAAGAATTCAAAAAATCAATATAGATCATGTACCCGAATCTGGCTATGTAGAGCAACTAATTGAAGATAACTACCTTAGTCCTTTTCCGCAAGTACAAAGTACAGAGCGGCCTGACCGTGTGATGGGGGCACTGATGGAAGGACGTGTGGCCATTTTATTAGATGGAACACCTTTCGCTTTAATCGTGCCTGTATCATTTAGCATGTTGTTACAATCACCCGAAGATTATTATGAACGTTGGATTCCTAGCACGCTTATTCGTATCTTACGTTTTGTGGCAGCCTTTATCGCTCTATTTACTCCTGCATTGTATATCTCCTTTATCTCCTTTCATCCGGGAATGATTCCGACCAAACTAGCCATTTCTATTATCGGCACGAGAGAGGGTGTACCTTTTCCTTCGCTAATCGAAGCCCTAATCATGGAGGTAGCCATTGAAATTTTACGGGAAGCAGGATTGCGATTACCCAAGCCGATTGGTCCGGCGATAGGGATTGTGGGTGGATTAATCATTGGACAAGCTGCTGTAGAAGCAGGGATTGTCAGCCCTGTTATGGTCATTGTAGTCTCGATAACTGCCATTTCTTCTTTTGCGATTCCACAATACAGTGCAGGTTTTACATTACGAGTCCTGCGCTTTGCAATCATGTTTGTGGCTGCAGTGTTTGGTTTGTATGGAATGATCCTATTTTTCCTATTGGTCTACAGTCATTTGGTGAAGCTAAAAAGTTTTGGTTTACCGTATGTAAGTCCAGCTATTTCATATCAATTTAGTGACTGGAAAGATTTCTTAGTTCGTTTACCACTTCAAATGATGAAACGTCGTCCAAAGATACTGCAATCCAAAGATCCGATACGTAAAAGATAG
- the dut gene encoding dUTP diphosphatase — protein MNNVELRRLPGNEDLSLPKQMSAGAAGFDLTAAVLQPTTIEPGKWRLIPTGISIAMPNGLEAQVRPRSGLALKYGITVLNTPGTIDADYRGEIGVILLNLGEQAFEVQRGERIAQLVFQQVASVKLQEVKVLDDTQRGAGGFGHTGKS, from the coding sequence ATGAACAATGTGGAATTACGTAGACTTCCAGGTAATGAAGATCTTTCTTTGCCGAAACAAATGTCTGCGGGTGCAGCAGGGTTTGATTTGACAGCGGCAGTTCTTCAACCAACTACGATTGAACCGGGAAAATGGAGGCTGATTCCAACAGGTATCTCCATTGCTATGCCTAACGGATTGGAAGCACAAGTACGCCCAAGAAGTGGGCTTGCGCTAAAATATGGGATTACCGTTCTAAATACTCCTGGTACGATTGATGCGGACTATCGTGGGGAGATTGGGGTAATCCTACTAAATTTAGGGGAGCAGGCTTTTGAAGTCCAACGTGGAGAACGAATTGCCCAATTGGTCTTTCAACAAGTTGCCTCAGTGAAGCTTCAAGAGGTAAAGGTACTAGATGATACACAGCGTGGTGCAGGAGGTTTTGGGCATACAGGCAAATCCTAA
- a CDS encoding dipicolinate synthase subunit B encodes MSLKGKTIGFGLTGSHCTHDEVLPQMQRLVDQGARVIPILSYTVANVDSKFGDAADWKQKILEITGETPLMTIQEVEPIGPSGLLDCYTIAPMTGNSLARLANALTDGPVLMAAKAMMRNHRPVVLAISTNDALGLNAPNLATLLAAKDIYFVPFGQDAPEKKPKSMVARMDLISQTIEAAIEGKQLQPMLVEKYRYLST; translated from the coding sequence ATGAGTCTAAAAGGAAAGACAATCGGCTTTGGATTGACAGGTTCCCATTGTACCCATGATGAAGTATTGCCGCAGATGCAACGTTTGGTAGATCAAGGTGCACGGGTGATCCCGATTCTCTCCTATACGGTAGCCAATGTAGATAGCAAATTTGGAGATGCAGCTGATTGGAAACAAAAAATCCTGGAAATCACAGGTGAAACTCCGCTTATGACGATTCAGGAAGTGGAACCGATTGGCCCCTCTGGATTATTGGATTGCTATACAATTGCGCCAATGACAGGAAATTCATTGGCACGACTTGCTAACGCACTGACCGATGGCCCCGTTTTAATGGCTGCAAAGGCTATGATGCGCAATCATCGCCCTGTTGTGTTAGCCATCTCCACCAACGATGCTCTAGGTCTAAATGCTCCCAATCTTGCAACCTTACTCGCTGCTAAAGATATTTACTTTGTACCTTTCGGCCAAGATGCACCAGAGAAAAAGCCCAAGTCTATGGTGGCACGTATGGATCTTATCTCCCAAACGATTGAGGCAGCGATAGAAGGAAAACAACTTCAACCCATGTTAGTGGAAAAATATCGTTACCTTTCAACCTAA
- a CDS encoding YlmC/YmxH family sporulation protein translates to MRWSKFIEKECIDIENGQKLGALHHADLEFDPATGQILSLYIPSENSLFRKKGPEVEVSWRSVRKVGPEMVILDATSKAVR, encoded by the coding sequence ATGCGCTGGAGTAAGTTTATCGAGAAAGAATGCATTGATATTGAAAATGGACAGAAGTTAGGGGCATTGCATCATGCTGATCTTGAGTTTGATCCTGCTACTGGTCAAATATTATCGCTCTATATCCCGAGTGAGAATTCACTATTTCGCAAAAAAGGGCCTGAGGTAGAAGTCTCTTGGCGTTCGGTACGAAAAGTAGGACCGGAAATGGTAATCTTAGACGCCACTAGTAAAGCGGTCCGTTAA